A genomic segment from Verrucomicrobiia bacterium encodes:
- a CDS encoding autotransporter-associated beta strand repeat-containing protein → MSFRQPPLKPWRAALFCAVAVLPLAAHAQYHAYNVSSGSDCIVQEYRSVNVPPGIYDAIHEETHSSSDGGSGYFYGGFTHQNQGGASTLVQYVCWPANGGFAPYSQQIPVFAGTNMVGYAQIGEGSSCAIKGFWPQFDANLWYREAVRYWQPANGTPHLGYQGMWIKEPVSGNWYHVATFLYPFAVTGVNGMSGWQENFTGFSGDYKVAHAGGYYHKNGVWQRANSINFTSGGYTYANTDATFATSFAESDVGPSFTGSYNNPHTVTLTDQPAAPVFDPIVVSSSSARVHNSQLLVQWDLPLTSSPQLGYTIEVFDNAGYTGSPVVTFTDREPETRQKLLNIPGVATPYVRLTISDIFFNTNSPILITPTTPALSPAVNATGTVAGLAYQYFQASSGNWTTLPDFASLTPKRRGAVSFPDASPRQRRVNYSFTYTGYLTAPSDGLYAFTLHSGDGSKLTIDGTTVIDFDGLHDSTQFKSGSIALAAGKHSFALQFFKGAANPVNTTAYTDGLGLAWEGPGIAPADVPASAFSRIPSGSEPAITLNAPANNATLLNTAPGLSASVTPNGATMNSVQFLLTDYYSYYARPNRGVDYVISQDAQAPYAFNAMIWTAPTNLVRARLIYDGTNTIDSEPVSIATTNASLAPWYWSPLEMHNYPSGAGIQNGTLSLLGDGMNLLSRQVTGDCTLIAHLAGITPNTTGPEGISPGSDWRAGIILRGTTNTTIGQPLGDGSSTRFAALFSSVGGGTYFEDDTMRNGNGDANRWSANLGGGNQWYKLQRTGDTFTSFVSMDGSSWTQVNRTNLANFGATIYAGMFIHSVQSLNPNLHQASFDGISLIGTNVIGGASITVSPATNAVIGGLPATFTAAVIGPAPASYQWQRNGTNLSGATNASYAIPSVGDNDAGDYTVTADGVTSAAAVLLVSAPAGSGIWTNGNGGSWTTSGNWKAGSIAGGIDAVADFSTLSLGTSPTVSLNGARTNGTLVFDDLNLAAPHNWTLNTGSGGPLTLAVSSGTPNLAVKAGTTTLSAVVAGTQGFTKTGTGQLTLSGASTITGPLNVNDGTLEVQNKSGDTPYAVAPDGTLKLGYSTGGGYADTGLTINGAGANAPTGFHLAGGTSYNASGQIALLTAPTTIRQYGAGYASIGTFDITGNGLWCSASASGSASDANVQFISKGYGMSVSIDAGASTATGDFTINGPLNVGSLGFYKRGGGSLVLKGAAASGNAAVKIQGGTVICGVTDCLGTNASVPISTGATLDLNGFSQTISSASLGGTLKLSLNKGGSPASSVLTTTDGNPLTLGGTLIVANISTNAFAAGDTFTLFNAAGYAGAFNSVTLPLLPGGLIWNTNNLPADGTISITTNGLSVWDGGGANANWSTPANWTASLPANGDSLVFQGALRPGNNNDLLSGVGQVVFNNGGFTLTGNAVSLQWGLVNQTGNNNWGISATLAAPQSFVSSNGTLTLSGAINNGGYDLTLDGAGSQSISGVISGSGRLMKNGPGTVSISTRATYTGGTVINSGTLNLTGGGGGSGPIRGAVTVNPGGTLQISTGDGFGYNADSTVINPLNIVGGTVYVSSTGNQTLGNAAINLTGGTITGVSNGNLDFFQGNSTLNTFAAGTTAIISGVPLSPLRQGSTTFNVAAGTTPSGIDLDISSVLRTSPSGDAANAVLIKAGTGTLRLTAANTFSRPVNVMAGTLLVNGSLTSGSSVMVAPGATLGGTGVLNGAVTNNGTLTPGNFGIGRLTINNSLLLSGTAVMEISKTGSVRTNDLASVSGTLTQGGTLVVTNLGPAALAAGDSFKLFNAGTWMGEFTNVNLPPLASDLVWDASALATSGTILVVAAPQSIPPGITGLGWSAGAGFSLTATGGFNEAYVLLATTNLSSATWLPLKTNQADDGGAVQFADPDATNHPQRFYRLGTP, encoded by the coding sequence ATGAGTTTCCGCCAACCACCTCTCAAGCCCTGGCGTGCCGCCCTGTTTTGCGCCGTCGCCGTCCTGCCGCTGGCCGCCCACGCCCAGTATCACGCCTACAATGTGTCCAGCGGTTCGGACTGCATTGTGCAGGAATATCGCTCGGTCAATGTTCCTCCCGGCATCTACGACGCCATTCACGAAGAAACGCACAGCAGTTCCGATGGCGGCTCGGGCTACTTTTACGGCGGTTTCACGCACCAGAACCAGGGGGGCGCGAGCACGCTGGTGCAATACGTTTGCTGGCCGGCGAACGGCGGCTTTGCGCCCTACTCGCAGCAGATTCCCGTCTTCGCCGGCACCAACATGGTGGGCTACGCGCAAATCGGCGAGGGCAGCAGTTGCGCCATCAAGGGCTTCTGGCCGCAGTTTGACGCCAACTTGTGGTATCGCGAGGCGGTGCGGTATTGGCAGCCGGCCAACGGCACCCCGCATCTTGGCTACCAGGGCATGTGGATCAAGGAACCGGTCAGCGGCAACTGGTATCACGTCGCGACCTTCCTGTATCCGTTCGCCGTCACGGGCGTGAACGGCATGAGCGGATGGCAGGAAAACTTCACCGGCTTCAGCGGCGATTACAAGGTGGCCCACGCGGGCGGCTACTATCACAAGAACGGCGTCTGGCAGCGCGCCAACAGCATCAATTTCACCTCGGGCGGCTACACCTACGCCAACACCGATGCGACGTTCGCGACCAGCTTTGCGGAGTCGGACGTCGGCCCCAGCTTCACGGGTTCGTATAACAACCCGCACACGGTCACGCTGACGGACCAGCCGGCCGCACCGGTCTTCGACCCCATTGTCGTCAGCAGTTCCAGCGCGCGCGTCCACAATTCCCAGTTGCTCGTGCAATGGGATCTGCCGCTGACGAGCTCGCCCCAGCTCGGCTACACCATCGAAGTTTTTGACAACGCGGGCTACACCGGCTCGCCCGTCGTGACGTTCACCGACCGCGAACCGGAGACGCGACAGAAGCTGTTAAACATCCCGGGCGTCGCCACCCCCTACGTCCGGCTGACCATTTCGGACATTTTTTTCAACACCAATTCGCCCATCCTGATCACCCCAACTACGCCCGCACTCAGCCCGGCGGTGAATGCGACCGGAACGGTCGCCGGCCTCGCCTACCAGTATTTCCAGGCGTCCTCCGGCAACTGGACCACCCTGCCCGACTTCGCATCGCTCACGCCCAAGCGTCGCGGTGCCGTGAGCTTTCCGGACGCCAGCCCGCGGCAACGGCGCGTGAACTACAGCTTCACCTACACCGGCTACCTCACCGCACCGAGCGACGGGCTTTACGCCTTCACGTTGCATTCGGGCGATGGCAGCAAGCTGACCATTGATGGCACAACGGTCATTGATTTCGACGGGTTGCACGATTCGACCCAGTTCAAGAGCGGCAGCATCGCGCTGGCGGCAGGGAAACACTCGTTTGCACTGCAATTCTTCAAGGGGGCGGCCAATCCGGTGAACACCACCGCCTACACCGACGGCCTCGGCCTGGCGTGGGAAGGCCCCGGCATCGCGCCGGCGGATGTGCCCGCCTCGGCGTTCTCGCGCATCCCGAGCGGCAGCGAACCGGCCATCACGCTCAATGCGCCCGCCAACAACGCGACGTTGCTCAACACCGCGCCCGGCCTGAGTGCCTCCGTGACTCCCAACGGCGCGACGATGAACAGCGTCCAGTTTCTGCTGACCGACTACTATTCCTACTACGCCCGCCCAAACCGCGGGGTGGATTACGTCATCAGCCAGGACGCGCAGGCGCCCTACGCATTCAATGCGATGATCTGGACAGCGCCCACAAACCTCGTCCGGGCGCGGCTGATTTATGACGGCACCAACACGATTGATTCGGAACCGGTCAGCATCGCCACCACCAACGCGTCGTTGGCGCCGTGGTATTGGTCGCCCCTGGAAATGCATAATTACCCCTCCGGCGCGGGCATCCAAAACGGCACGCTGAGCCTGCTGGGCGACGGCATGAACCTGCTCAGTCGCCAGGTCACTGGAGATTGCACCCTCATTGCGCATCTGGCCGGCATCACGCCCAACACCACGGGCCCGGAGGGCATTTCTCCCGGCAGCGACTGGCGCGCGGGCATCATTCTGCGCGGCACCACCAACACGACCATCGGTCAGCCGTTGGGCGATGGCAGCTCCACCCGGTTTGCGGCGTTGTTCAGTTCCGTGGGCGGCGGCACTTATTTCGAGGATGACACGATGCGCAATGGCAACGGCGATGCGAACCGCTGGTCCGCCAATCTCGGCGGCGGCAACCAGTGGTATAAACTGCAACGCACCGGCGACACCTTCACCAGTTTCGTCTCGATGGACGGATCGAGTTGGACGCAGGTGAACCGCACCAACCTCGCCAACTTCGGCGCCACGATTTACGCCGGCATGTTCATCCATTCCGTCCAGTCCCTGAATCCCAACCTTCACCAGGCCAGCTTCGACGGCATCAGCCTGATCGGCACCAACGTCATCGGCGGCGCCAGCATCACGGTCAGCCCCGCAACCAACGCGGTGATTGGCGGTCTGCCGGCCACATTCACGGCTGCGGTCATTGGCCCGGCACCCGCCAGCTACCAATGGCAACGCAACGGCACCAACCTCAGCGGCGCCACCAACGCGAGCTATGCGATTCCCAGCGTCGGTGACAACGACGCTGGCGACTACACGGTGACGGCCGACGGCGTTACCAGCGCTGCGGCGGTGCTGCTGGTTTCCGCGCCCGCGGGATCCGGCATTTGGACCAACGGGAACGGCGGTTCCTGGACCACGAGCGGCAACTGGAAGGCCGGATCGATTGCGGGCGGGATTGATGCAGTGGCCGACTTCAGCACCTTGAGCCTGGGCACCAGCCCAACCGTTTCGCTCAACGGCGCCCGCACGAATGGCACGCTGGTCTTTGATGATCTGAACCTCGCGGCCCCGCACAACTGGACTTTGAACACCGGTTCGGGCGGCCCGTTGACGCTGGCCGTGAGCAGCGGCACGCCCAACCTCGCGGTCAAGGCAGGCACCACGACCCTCAGCGCCGTGGTCGCCGGCACGCAGGGCTTCACCAAGACTGGCACGGGTCAGTTGACCTTGAGTGGCGCCAGCACGATCACCGGCCCCCTCAACGTGAACGACGGCACGCTGGAAGTTCAGAACAAGTCCGGCGACACCCCCTACGCCGTTGCGCCCGATGGCACGCTGAAGCTGGGCTACAGCACCGGCGGCGGCTATGCCGACACCGGGCTCACCATCAATGGCGCCGGCGCGAACGCCCCGACCGGCTTCCATCTCGCCGGCGGGACGAGTTACAATGCCAGCGGCCAGATCGCCCTGCTGACGGCTCCAACCACGATTCGTCAATATGGCGCCGGCTACGCGAGCATCGGCACGTTCGACATCACCGGAAACGGACTTTGGTGCAGCGCCTCCGCGTCCGGTTCCGCGAGCGATGCCAACGTCCAGTTCATCAGCAAGGGCTACGGCATGTCGGTCTCGATTGATGCCGGCGCCAGCACCGCCACCGGTGATTTCACCATCAACGGGCCGCTCAACGTGGGCAGCCTTGGTTTCTACAAGCGCGGTGGCGGATCACTCGTGCTGAAAGGCGCGGCGGCGTCCGGCAATGCCGCCGTCAAAATTCAGGGAGGCACCGTGATTTGCGGCGTAACCGATTGCCTCGGCACGAATGCCAGTGTGCCCATCTCCACCGGCGCCACGCTGGACTTGAACGGCTTCAGCCAGACGATTTCCAGCGCCAGCCTGGGCGGCACCTTGAAACTCTCGCTCAACAAGGGCGGCTCGCCCGCCAGCAGCGTGCTCACGACGACGGACGGCAATCCACTGACCCTGGGCGGCACACTCATCGTTGCCAACATCAGCACGAATGCCTTCGCCGCGGGCGACACGTTCACCCTTTTCAATGCGGCAGGCTACGCGGGCGCCTTCAACAGCGTCACCCTGCCGCTATTGCCCGGCGGTTTGATCTGGAACACCAACAACCTTCCGGCTGACGGAACGATTTCCATCACGACCAATGGCTTGAGCGTCTGGGACGGCGGCGGCGCCAACGCGAACTGGAGCACGCCCGCGAACTGGACGGCCAGCCTCCCCGCCAACGGCGATTCGCTTGTGTTTCAAGGCGCCCTGCGGCCGGGCAACAACAACGATCTGCTCAGTGGCGTGGGTCAGGTGGTCTTCAACAACGGCGGGTTCACGCTCACCGGCAACGCCGTGTCGCTTCAGTGGGGACTGGTCAACCAGACGGGGAACAACAACTGGGGCATCAGCGCCACGCTGGCCGCACCTCAATCGTTCGTGAGCAGCAACGGCACGCTCACCCTCAGCGGCGCCATCAACAACGGCGGCTACGACCTCACGCTGGACGGAGCGGGCAGCCAGTCCATTTCCGGCGTCATTTCGGGAAGCGGCCGGCTGATGAAGAACGGCCCGGGCACCGTTTCAATTTCCACCCGTGCCACCTACACCGGCGGAACCGTCATCAACAGCGGCACGCTGAATCTGACCGGGGGCGGCGGCGGCAGCGGGCCCATTCGCGGCGCCGTCACGGTCAACCCCGGTGGCACGTTGCAAATCAGCACCGGCGATGGCTTCGGCTACAACGCCGACAGCACGGTCATCAATCCGTTGAACATTGTGGGTGGCACCGTTTATGTAAGCAGCACCGGCAATCAGACTCTCGGCAACGCGGCCATCAACCTGACCGGCGGAACCATCACCGGCGTCTCCAATGGCAACCTGGACTTTTTTCAAGGGAACTCGACGCTCAACACGTTTGCCGCCGGCACCACGGCAATCATCAGCGGCGTGCCCTTGTCACCCTTGCGTCAGGGCAGCACCACGTTCAACGTCGCGGCCGGCACGACGCCCTCGGGCATTGACCTGGACATTTCTTCCGTGCTGCGCACCTCGCCAAGTGGCGACGCCGCCAATGCCGTGCTGATCAAGGCCGGCACCGGCACGCTGCGCCTGACAGCCGCCAACACCTTTTCCCGCCCCGTCAACGTGATGGCCGGCACCCTGTTGGTGAACGGCTCCCTGACTTCCGGCAGTTCCGTGATGGTTGCGCCCGGCGCCACGCTCGGTGGCACGGGCGTGCTCAACGGCGCGGTGACGAACAACGGCACCCTGACGCCCGGCAACTTCGGCATCGGCAGACTGACCATCAACAACAGTCTCCTGCTGTCGGGCACCGCTGTCATGGAAATCAGCAAAACCGGCAGCGTTCGCACCAATGACCTGGCATCGGTCAGCGGCACGCTCACGCAGGGCGGCACGCTGGTCGTCACCAACCTCGGGCCCGCAGCGTTGGCGGCGGGCGACAGCTTCAAGTTGTTCAATGCCGGCACATGGATGGGTGAATTCACGAACGTCAACCTGCCGCCGTTGGCCAGCGACCTAGTCTGGGACGCGTCCGCCTTGGCGACCAGCGGAACCATCCTCGTCGTCGCCGCACCACAGTCGATCCCGCCCGGGATCACCGGCCTGGGTTGGTCGGCCGGAGCTGGCTTCAGCCTGACGGCCACAGG